From one Sphingomonas sp. BT-65 genomic stretch:
- a CDS encoding acyl-CoA dehydrogenase family protein, whose product MSSIRPIVELDTHEVFNQPPPFEEVNLFTGDRALADAVARAGGSRHAERLSALGARTGSAEVIEWGLEANRNLPVLESFDRYGQRIDEVRFHPAYHELMRLGLESGLASVAWDGTPAGHVAHAAILFLTGQADSGTSCPMTMTYAAVPALRAEPDVAEAWVPRITAGRYDPAFRPASDKAGVTIGMAMTEKQGGSDVRANTTRAEPAGEAGWYALTGHKWFCSAPMCDAFLTLAYAEGGLTCFLVPRWLPDGTRNAGFRVMRLKDKLGDRSNASSEIEYHGALAQRLGDEGRGVATIIQMVQHTRLDCVIGSAQQMRGALAQALWHTAHRSAFQRRLIDQPAMAAVLADLAVESEAATALALRLAEAFDEEDPVARLLTPIAKYWVCKRAPGLIYEAMECHGGAGYIEAGPMPRLFRQSPLNAIWEGSGNVIALDLLRGIAREPEGVEALQGFLEVRRGRDPLYDAWIDAIDLKSAHEANARLLVERLALAAQAAVLLGWESPVAEAFCRLRLAPRGSAYGAFDAAIDARAIIERAMPIA is encoded by the coding sequence ATGTCCAGCATCCGCCCGATCGTCGAGCTCGACACGCACGAGGTGTTCAACCAGCCGCCGCCGTTCGAGGAGGTGAACCTGTTCACCGGCGACCGCGCGCTCGCCGATGCGGTGGCGCGCGCGGGCGGGTCGCGGCACGCCGAGCGGCTATCGGCGCTGGGCGCGCGGACCGGATCGGCCGAGGTGATCGAGTGGGGCCTCGAGGCCAATCGCAACCTCCCCGTGCTGGAGAGCTTCGACCGCTATGGCCAGCGCATCGACGAGGTGCGCTTCCACCCGGCCTATCACGAGCTGATGCGGCTGGGGCTGGAGAGCGGCCTCGCGTCGGTGGCGTGGGACGGCACGCCCGCCGGGCATGTCGCGCATGCCGCGATCTTGTTCCTCACCGGGCAGGCGGATTCGGGGACGAGCTGCCCGATGACGATGACTTATGCCGCGGTTCCCGCGCTGCGCGCCGAGCCCGATGTGGCGGAAGCGTGGGTGCCGCGGATCACCGCTGGCCGCTACGATCCCGCCTTCCGCCCGGCTTCGGACAAGGCCGGCGTCACGATCGGCATGGCGATGACCGAGAAGCAGGGCGGCTCCGACGTGCGCGCCAATACGACGCGCGCCGAGCCGGCGGGGGAGGCCGGTTGGTACGCCCTCACCGGGCACAAATGGTTCTGCTCGGCACCGATGTGCGATGCCTTCCTGACGCTCGCTTATGCCGAGGGCGGGCTGACCTGTTTCCTCGTCCCGCGCTGGCTGCCCGACGGCACGCGCAACGCTGGGTTTCGCGTGATGCGGCTCAAGGACAAGCTCGGCGACCGCTCCAACGCCTCGTCCGAGATCGAATATCATGGCGCGCTGGCGCAACGGCTGGGGGATGAGGGGCGCGGGGTCGCGACGATCATTCAGATGGTGCAGCACACCCGGCTCGACTGCGTGATCGGTTCGGCGCAGCAGATGCGCGGTGCGCTGGCGCAGGCGCTGTGGCATACCGCGCACCGTTCGGCCTTCCAGCGGCGGCTGATCGACCAGCCGGCGATGGCCGCGGTGCTCGCCGACCTGGCGGTGGAGAGCGAGGCGGCAACCGCGCTCGCGCTGCGGCTCGCCGAGGCGTTCGACGAAGAGGATCCGGTTGCGCGGCTGCTGACGCCGATCGCGAAATATTGGGTGTGCAAGCGTGCGCCCGGCCTGATCTACGAGGCGATGGAGTGCCATGGCGGCGCGGGCTATATCGAGGCGGGGCCGATGCCGCGGCTGTTCCGCCAGTCGCCGCTCAACGCGATCTGGGAGGGGTCGGGAAACGTCATCGCGCTCGACCTGCTCCGCGGCATCGCGCGCGAGCCGGAGGGCGTCGAGGCGCTGCAGGGTTTCCTCGAGGTGCGGCGCGGGCGCGATCCGCTCTATGACGCGTGGATCGATGCGATCGACCTCAAATCGGCGCATGAGGCGAACGCGCGGCTGCTGGTCGAGCGGCTCGCGCTCGCGGCGCAGGCGGCGGTGCTGCTCGGCTGGGAGAGCCCGGTGGCCGAGGCGTTCTGCCGGCTGCGACTGGCGCCGCGTGGCAGTGCCTATGGCGCGTTCGACGCGGCGATCGACGCGCGCGCGATCATCGAGCGCGCGATGCCGATCGCTTGA
- a CDS encoding DUF4403 family protein yields MRPGWLAIVAAQLAACTDQASNPAPPRLTEPLVLKEQASTIRLPVAIPMAELEQAINAEVPMELHRIDEPQQACIKTKSKLLPDISCRLVGSVRRGHIRLTGSGNVLRISMPVNATVRAENIGKIIKHETATGAMNVTARATLGLSKDWRPHAKVAADYAWTNKIGIDLLGRRITFASKVDPKLHQLLANLERTLPRHLDKVQARSKVQHVWAKGFTSVRVKTDPQIWARFTPERVGFSGYSVQGGNLVVGFAAQAKTETVLGERPADPPVTPLPNLMGHLPGRGINVHVPVLVLYPLLERAALAELQKPQFASAKLKGGLEADAEYHSVTIYGTPQNQVAVGVDMTLKTGTVTTKGTVWFVAAPVVDIQKRIVGVRDLVVAGDMDSKAFNLLLQMVNQTALRQRMMAAIRYDFTRNYDEGLAKADRWLAEQPFEGFVFKGEMGRAEIREVRIAPEGFLVEADATATASLTHNPRRAAVLVAERRARRAAREKARALEAAKAAR; encoded by the coding sequence ATGAGACCCGGCTGGCTGGCGATCGTCGCGGCGCAGCTGGCGGCGTGCACTGACCAGGCATCCAATCCCGCGCCGCCGCGTCTGACCGAGCCGCTGGTGCTCAAGGAACAAGCGTCGACCATCCGCCTGCCCGTCGCCATCCCGATGGCCGAGCTTGAGCAGGCGATCAACGCCGAGGTGCCGATGGAGCTGCATCGCATCGACGAGCCGCAACAGGCGTGCATCAAGACCAAGAGCAAGCTGCTGCCCGATATCAGCTGCCGGCTGGTGGGCAGCGTTCGCCGCGGACACATCCGCCTCACCGGATCGGGCAATGTCCTGCGTATATCGATGCCGGTGAACGCCACGGTGCGTGCGGAGAATATCGGCAAGATCATCAAGCACGAGACCGCGACCGGCGCGATGAACGTGACGGCTCGCGCAACGCTTGGCCTGAGCAAGGACTGGCGCCCGCATGCCAAGGTCGCCGCGGACTATGCCTGGACCAACAAGATCGGGATCGACTTGCTCGGACGGCGGATCACCTTTGCCTCGAAGGTCGATCCCAAGCTGCACCAGCTGCTCGCCAATCTCGAACGCACGCTGCCGCGCCACCTCGACAAGGTGCAGGCGCGGTCCAAGGTGCAGCACGTCTGGGCCAAGGGCTTCACCTCGGTGCGGGTCAAGACCGATCCGCAGATCTGGGCGCGCTTCACGCCCGAGCGAGTCGGTTTCTCGGGCTATTCGGTGCAGGGCGGCAATCTCGTCGTGGGCTTCGCCGCGCAGGCCAAGACCGAGACGGTGCTGGGCGAGCGTCCCGCCGATCCGCCGGTGACGCCACTGCCTAATCTGATGGGCCATCTGCCCGGCCGCGGGATCAACGTGCATGTGCCGGTGCTGGTGCTCTACCCGCTGCTCGAACGCGCCGCGCTGGCTGAGCTGCAGAAGCCCCAGTTCGCTTCGGCCAAGCTCAAGGGCGGGCTGGAGGCGGACGCGGAGTATCACAGCGTCACCATCTATGGCACGCCGCAGAACCAGGTCGCGGTGGGCGTCGACATGACGCTCAAGACCGGCACGGTGACGACCAAGGGGACGGTATGGTTCGTCGCCGCGCCGGTGGTCGATATCCAGAAGCGCATCGTCGGTGTCCGCGATCTGGTGGTCGCGGGGGACATGGACAGCAAGGCGTTCAACCTGCTGCTGCAGATGGTCAACCAGACCGCATTGCGTCAGCGCATGATGGCGGCGATCCGCTATGACTTCACCAGGAACTATGACGAGGGCCTCGCCAAGGCCGATCGGTGGCTGGCCGAGCAGCCGTTCGAGGGTTTCGTATTCAAGGGCGAGATGGGCCGTGCCGAAATCCGTGAGGTGCGCATCGCGCCCGAGGGCTTTCTGGTCGAGGCCGACGCCACCGCGACCGCGAGCTTGACTCACAATCCCCGCCGCGCCGCGGTGCTGGTCGCCGAGCGGCGGGCGAGGCGCGCGGCGCGCGAGAAGGCGCGGGCGCTGGAAGCGGCGAAGGCGGCGCGATAG
- a CDS encoding DUF423 domain-containing protein: protein MNWLVILAALSGALAVGAGAFGAHGASGEAQEWLRTGAQYHMIHAVAALVAAQMGAKGPGWLFVAGGAIFAVTLYAMALGGPRWLGAVTPIGGTALIAGWLWLAWSAVRG, encoded by the coding sequence ATGAACTGGCTGGTGATCCTGGCGGCGCTGTCGGGCGCGCTGGCGGTGGGCGCGGGCGCGTTCGGCGCGCACGGTGCGTCGGGCGAGGCGCAGGAGTGGCTCAGGACCGGCGCGCAATATCATATGATCCATGCGGTGGCGGCTTTGGTCGCGGCGCAGATGGGCGCGAAGGGGCCGGGCTGGCTGTTCGTCGCGGGCGGGGCGATTTTCGCGGTGACGCTCTATGCGATGGCGCTGGGCGGGCCGCGCTGGCTGGGTGCGGTCACGCCGATCGGCGGAACCGCGCTGATCGCCGGGTGGCTGTGGCTGGCGTGGAGTGCTGTCAGGGGATAG